The following nucleotide sequence is from Lacinutrix sp. Hel_I_90.
TTAAATGAGTTTTACACCATTTTTTGGATTGTTCTCGCCATGCAACCCTTTTGTGCGCTCGCCTTTATTTTTGATGGGATGTTTAAAGGTCTTGGTAAAATGAAAGACCTTAGAAATCTTCTATTAGCGTCAACAGTAGTCGTTTTTATTCCTATACTCTATTTTCTAGACCAACTAGACTTAAAACTATATGCCGTTTTTATAGCTTTCACCTTTTGGATTATTGCCAGAGGAATCCCTTTAATCATAAAATTTAGAAAAGAATTTTTGCCCCTCTCTCAAAACCATTAACTTTGGCGTACTTAAGTACATTAAATATAAATTATGGATATTCTCAATTTTTTAGGAGGTAGCGGCATGTTTGCCATTTTGGCTTTTGCGCTAATCGTGATCTATTTAGTTAACCGATTTAGAAACCGCAGATAATGGGAAACATTCGAATTACCAAGCTATTTTCATTCGAAACAGGTCATGCACTATATGGCTATGATGGTAAGTGTAAAAATGTTCATGGCCACAGTTATAAATTATCGGTCACTGTTTTTGGGCAACCTATTAAGGATAATACCCATGTGAAATTTGGGATGGTTATTGATTTTACCGATCTTAAAAAAATAGTAAAAGAAGAGATTGTTGATGTGTTCGATCACGCGACTGTATTTAATAAAAACACCCCTCATGTAGAACTTGCGAAAGAGCTTCAAGATAGAGGGCACAATGTTTTATTGGTCGATTATCAACCCACCAGCGAAATGATGGTTATCGATTTTGCTGAAAAAATCAAGATGCGGTTACCTAAAAGTATTGAACTACACTCCCTTAAATTACAAGAGACAGAAAGCTCGTATGCCGAGTGGTACGCTAGTGAAAACTAACCGCATAGTTTTTGAACGTTTTAAAGGTCGGGATTAAAAAGTAGGGCTTTGTGAGGATCCATAACTATTGCTTAACTATGAAATAATCGTGATTTACTGCTTAGTAAAATGACTGGGTAATCCCTAACGCAACTACTGAGGGCGCATTCAAATTATGAAAATTTAAATCATAAGATTCCTTCCTGCTAAGGAATTATTATATTTACACATGCAAATTCCAAAAGGAAAGAAAATATATTTCGCTTCAGATAATCATTTAGGAGCTCCAACAAAAGAACAATCGTTTCCGCGTGAACAAAAATTTGTTGCTTGGTTAGATATGGTAAAGGAAGATGCTGCAGCTATTTTTCTATTAGGTGACTTATTTGATTTTTGGGCAGAATACAAAACAGTGGTGCCAAAAGGCTTCACGAGAACCTTAGGTAAACTTGCAGAAATAAGTGATTCTGGAATCCCAATCTATTATTTTGTAGGAAACCATGATTTATGGATGAATGGTTATTTTGAGGAGGAATTAAACATTCCCGTTTACCATAAACCACAAGAATACACCTTCAATGATAAAACCTTTTTTATTGGTCACGGTGATGGCTTAGGGCCCGGCGATAAAGGGTATAAGCGCATGAAAAAGGTGTTTACAAACCCCGTTGCTAAATGGTTTTTTCGTTGGTTACATCCAGACTTAGGCGTGCGTTTAGCGCAATATCTTTCAGTAAAGAATAAGCTCATTTCTGGTGATGACGATATTACATTTTTAGGTGAAGACAACGAGTGGTTGGTACAATATTGCAAACTAAAACTGAAAGACAAACACAGAGACTTTTTTGTTTTCGGTCACAGACATTTACCTCTAGACATTGCATTAAACGAGCACGCCCGATATGTGAATTTGGGTGATTGGATTTCCTACTATACCTATGGTGTTTTTGATGGTGAGCATCTGGAATTAAAAGAATTCTAATTACTTCCATAAACCTTATTTAGAATTACTAATGCTATCACATTACCTTAGGAAATATTTTTTTTATTTAAAATTGTTCAAAGCCCTTGATAGTCTATTTTTTAAAAAATACTGGGTTGTGTTTGAAGTCAAAGAACTCATGAATTGGAAGAAAAACACCTACGAAACAATTAATTAGTTTCATTCTCTTCAAAATCTTTCGTCAAGTCTAGTTTTCTAAAAGAGGGTAATACAATTCCCGTGGTTATTACAGTAAGTAAAGTCATGGTGCCACCAAAAACAACAGCCGTAACAGTACCCATTAATTTTGCTGTTACTCCACTTTCAAAAGCCCCTAATTCATTTGATGAACCAACAAACATAGAATTTACTGACGCCACACGACCACGCATATGGTCTGGTGTTTTAAGCTGAAGAATGGTTTGACGAATCACCATGGAAACACCATCTGTAACACCACTAAAAAACAAGGCTACTACCGAAATCCAAAAGACAGAAGACAAGCCAAAGACGATAATACAAACACCAAATCCAAAAATGGCAGCTAGTAATTTCATACCCGCATTTTTACTTATAGGAATGTAGGCTGTGGCGACCATAGTTATAATCGCACCAACAGAAGGAGCGGCTCTTAACACACCAAAACCTTCACTACCTACTTTTAAAATATCCTGAGCAAAAATGGGTAAAAGCATAACAGCTCCACCAAATAAAACGGATATCATGTCTAAAGTCAAGGCTCCTAAAATAGCTTTGGTTTTAAAGACGAAACGAATACCTTCACTTAAACTTTTTAATATAGGTTCATTAATTTTTGTGTTTAATATTGGTTTTTTTGAAATCTGCGTCACTGTGATTAATGATAGCATCACTAAACCAAAAACAATACACAAAGACCAATGCACACCAAACCAACTTATAGAGAAACCAGCAAAACCAATACCTATAATTGAAGCCATTTGCCAAGTACTACTGCTCCAGGTTGCAGCGTTTGGAAATACTTTTCTTGGTACAATTAAAGCGACTAAAGAAAACAAGATCGGTCCAAAAAAGGAACGCAAAAAGCCACCAAAAAAGACTAAAGCATAGATAGAATATAACACAGAATTAGTGGACCACTCTTGAGTAACACTTGGGCTCGTTAATAAAAACAACCCTAAACTAATTATTGAAAATGCAGCAATACAAAGTATGAGTAAGTTTCGTTTTTCTTTTTGGTCTACAATATGTCCAGCAAATAAGGCCATAAAAAAAGCAGGGAAAAACTCCATTAAACCTATAATACCAAGCGATAACGGGTTTTTAGTGATAGAATACACTTGCCATTCTATAACGATAAACTGCATAGACCAGCCAAAAACTAGTAAAAAACGCATTAATAAAAAGGTGTTGAACTCTTTAAAGCGCAATGCTGCGTATGGATCGTTTTTTTGCAAATTTATTAAATATTGAAACCTCATCTATTTTAATCCCGATATTCCGGGACTGTGAGGTTTAATTAATTATTCTTTTATATCTCGCAACTTCAATTGCAAAGACACCTGCCCTTGCCATTCATTTTCATCTATGGAGTACGCCGCTTTAAACGTTTTATGTCCTTCAATAAGGCTTAGCCTTTCACCCAAGCCAAAGCCAATACATACTATTTTATCACTATTAGGCTGCTTTACTGTAATACGTAAATGTGTTTCATCTTCACCAACACATTTACCGTAGCCCGTATCCATAAGATTATCACTCATAAATACAGGAGACATATTTCCTGGGCCACAAGGTGCAAACTGGCTTAAAATTCTATAGAATTTAGGCGTGATTGTGTTAAGTTCTATTTGAGTATCTATTGCAATTTCTGGCGTTAGTAATCTTTTATCTATGGTGGCTTCTACAACTGCTTCAAATTTTTGTTTGAAAGCCTCGTAATTTTCTTCTTTCAACGTGAGTCCGGCAGCATATTTATGACCGCCAAATTGTTCAATATGTTCTGCACAGGCTTCTAAAGCATTATATACATCGAAGCCTTTAACAGAACGCGCCGAAGCCGCTAGTTTATCGCCACTTTTTGTAAATACTAGTGTTGGGCGGTAATAGGTTTCAATAAGCCGGGAAGCCACAATACCAATCACACCTTTGTGCCAGTTTTCGTTATAAACAACGGTGGTAAAGCGGTCTTGTTCTTTTTGAATTTTAATGTGTTCCAATGCTTCAATCGTGATTTTTTTGTCTGTTTCACGACGGTCTGTATTGAAATCTTCAATTTCTTTAGCGTAATTTTCAGCCGTTTCTAGGTGCGTTTCTGTTAATAAATTCACCGCATATTGCCCGTGTTTCATGCGTCCTGCAGCATTAATTCTTGGTGCAATAATAAAAACAACGTCTGTAATGGTTAGTGTGTCTTTTTTAATCTGATTAATGATGGCTTTGAAACCTGCTCGTGGTTTATTATTAATCACTTGTAAGCCAAAATAAGCCAGGACTCTATTTTCTCCTGTAATTGGTACAATATCTGCTCCTATTGCTGTGGCGACCAAATCTAAATAAGGCACTAAATCTGCTATGGTTTGCCCTTTTTTTGAAGCAAGCGCTTGGATTAGTTTAAAACCAACTCCACAGCCGCATAACTCATCAAAAGGGTAATTACAATCCTCCTGTTTTGGATCTAAAACGGCGATTGCATTTGGTATTTGTTTTCCTGGTCTGTGGTGATCACAAATAATGAAATCTATGTTTTTCTCTGCTGCGTAAGCGACTTTATCTATGGCTTTAATACCGCAATCGAGAGCAATAATGAGTGAAAATCCATTGTCTTCAGCAAAATCAATCCCCTTATATGAAATACCATAGCCTTCATCATAACGGTCTGGAATGTAGGTTGCCACATTAGAATAGTCACTTAATAAATAACTAGATAACAGAGAGACTGCGGTAGTTCCGTCAACATCATAATCACCATAAACCAATATGTTTTCGTTGTTTTCAAAGGCTTTTTCGATGCGTTCAACTGCCTTTTCCATATCTTTCATTAAAAATGGATCATGCAAATCGTCTAGGCTGGGTCTAAAAAACAACTTCGCTTCCTGATAAGTTTCAATACCTCTCTGAACCAAAAGACTAGCAACCGCTTCTTCTATTTGAAGGGCTTGCTGTAAACGTTTTACTTTTTCAAGATTTGGTTTTGGCTTAAGAGTCCAGCGCATGAATTAAATGTCGTATTTAAAGTTAAAATTAATGAAGCGAATATTACGCCATATCACTATTATTATGAAAATGTGTATTTATTTTCAGTGTTGCAAACTGGCGAAACATTTCCATGACGCCGCAATATTTTTCAACCGAAAGGGTAATCGCTTTATTAATTTTGATTTCATCTAAATCACTGCCATAGAAATGATAATCCACAGAAACAGTATGGTATGTTTTTGGATGCTCTTCAGTAAGTTGACCTTCAACTTCAATTTTAAAATCATCAAATGTAATTCTCATTTTTTCAGCCAAAGAGACGATATCTAAACCCGAGCAGGCCGCTAAAGAAGATAACATTACGGCTTTAGGTCTTAATGGCTTGTAAGGGTCCTTAATTTCTTCCGACTGACCCAAATTAAATGGATAACCACTTGGGTTATCACTTTCGAAAACCAGTTTTTCTTTCCAAACTGTTGTGACTTTATGTGACATAATTGAAGAATTTTTCGTTAATTGATAGTTCCAAAAATACTACTAAAAAAACAAACATATGCCCTTAGTAACACCTTTAGATGCGGAACACGATATAGAAACTAAAAACTTAGCGGCATTTTTTAATGAGACTTTGGGCTTTTGTCCTAACTCTGTATTAACCATGCAACGCAGACCTGCCATTTCGAAAGCCTTTATAAATTTAAACAAGGCGGTTATGGCTAATGAAGGGCGTGTAACTTCAGCACTTAAGCGAATGATAGCTTGGGTGAGTAGTAATGCAACCGGTTGTCGCTATTGCCAGGCACATGCCATTCGTGCAGCTGAACGTTATGGTGCAGAACAAGAACAATTAGATAACATTTGGGAGTATCGCACACACCCCGCTTTTAATGAAGCAGAACGCGCGGCTTTAGATTTTTCTTTAGCTGCTTCACAAGTCCCCAATGGCGTTGATGCCGCTATGCAAAAACGTTTACATAAGTATTGGGACGACGGGGAAATTGTAGAAATGCTTGGTGTTGTTTCCTTATTTGGCTACTTAAACCGTTGGAATGATTCTATGGGAACAACACTAGAAGATG
It contains:
- a CDS encoding 6-carboxytetrahydropterin synthase yields the protein MGNIRITKLFSFETGHALYGYDGKCKNVHGHSYKLSVTVFGQPIKDNTHVKFGMVIDFTDLKKIVKEEIVDVFDHATVFNKNTPHVELAKELQDRGHNVLLVDYQPTSEMMVIDFAEKIKMRLPKSIELHSLKLQETESSYAEWYASEN
- a CDS encoding UDP-2,3-diacylglucosamine diphosphatase; translated protein: MQIPKGKKIYFASDNHLGAPTKEQSFPREQKFVAWLDMVKEDAAAIFLLGDLFDFWAEYKTVVPKGFTRTLGKLAEISDSGIPIYYFVGNHDLWMNGYFEEELNIPVYHKPQEYTFNDKTFFIGHGDGLGPGDKGYKRMKKVFTNPVAKWFFRWLHPDLGVRLAQYLSVKNKLISGDDDITFLGEDNEWLVQYCKLKLKDKHRDFFVFGHRHLPLDIALNEHARYVNLGDWISYYTYGVFDGEHLELKEF
- a CDS encoding MFS transporter; translated protein: MQKNDPYAALRFKEFNTFLLMRFLLVFGWSMQFIVIEWQVYSITKNPLSLGIIGLMEFFPAFFMALFAGHIVDQKEKRNLLILCIAAFSIISLGLFLLTSPSVTQEWSTNSVLYSIYALVFFGGFLRSFFGPILFSLVALIVPRKVFPNAATWSSSTWQMASIIGIGFAGFSISWFGVHWSLCIVFGLVMLSLITVTQISKKPILNTKINEPILKSLSEGIRFVFKTKAILGALTLDMISVLFGGAVMLLPIFAQDILKVGSEGFGVLRAAPSVGAIITMVATAYIPISKNAGMKLLAAIFGFGVCIIVFGLSSVFWISVVALFFSGVTDGVSMVIRQTILQLKTPDHMRGRVASVNSMFVGSSNELGAFESGVTAKLMGTVTAVVFGGTMTLLTVITTGIVLPSFRKLDLTKDFEENETN
- the recJ gene encoding single-stranded-DNA-specific exonuclease RecJ, with amino-acid sequence MRWTLKPKPNLEKVKRLQQALQIEEAVASLLVQRGIETYQEAKLFFRPSLDDLHDPFLMKDMEKAVERIEKAFENNENILVYGDYDVDGTTAVSLLSSYLLSDYSNVATYIPDRYDEGYGISYKGIDFAEDNGFSLIIALDCGIKAIDKVAYAAEKNIDFIICDHHRPGKQIPNAIAVLDPKQEDCNYPFDELCGCGVGFKLIQALASKKGQTIADLVPYLDLVATAIGADIVPITGENRVLAYFGLQVINNKPRAGFKAIINQIKKDTLTITDVVFIIAPRINAAGRMKHGQYAVNLLTETHLETAENYAKEIEDFNTDRRETDKKITIEALEHIKIQKEQDRFTTVVYNENWHKGVIGIVASRLIETYYRPTLVFTKSGDKLAASARSVKGFDVYNALEACAEHIEQFGGHKYAAGLTLKEENYEAFKQKFEAVVEATIDKRLLTPEIAIDTQIELNTITPKFYRILSQFAPCGPGNMSPVFMSDNLMDTGYGKCVGEDETHLRITVKQPNSDKIVCIGFGLGERLSLIEGHKTFKAAYSIDENEWQGQVSLQLKLRDIKE
- a CDS encoding OsmC family protein — its product is MSHKVTTVWKEKLVFESDNPSGYPFNLGQSEEIKDPYKPLRPKAVMLSSLAACSGLDIVSLAEKMRITFDDFKIEVEGQLTEEHPKTYHTVSVDYHFYGSDLDEIKINKAITLSVEKYCGVMEMFRQFATLKINTHFHNNSDMA
- a CDS encoding carboxymuconolactone decarboxylase family protein, with translation MPLVTPLDAEHDIETKNLAAFFNETLGFCPNSVLTMQRRPAISKAFINLNKAVMANEGRVTSALKRMIAWVSSNATGCRYCQAHAIRAAERYGAEQEQLDNIWEYRTHPAFNEAERAALDFSLAASQVPNGVDAAMQKRLHKYWDDGEIVEMLGVVSLFGYLNRWNDSMGTTLEDDAIESGNQYLGKHGFEVGKHE